A part of Haliotis asinina isolate JCU_RB_2024 chromosome 10, JCU_Hal_asi_v2, whole genome shotgun sequence genomic DNA contains:
- the LOC137298250 gene encoding thiamine pyrophosphokinase 1-like, translating into MSTLCPLSPLLSSSGIQTVLVILNRPLQSEINVLKQLWSKAIYRACADGGSNRLYNTMGDDRDSYMPNIITGDFDSAHKSVLDYYQNKGVSVVVTEDQDETDFSKCLRVVVDKTKDLKYDLITVIGAFGGRLDHLFANVNTLYLAQSLTQKPVTLISEGSVACLLGQGKHILKVDTGLEEDWCGLIPVGAACEHVTTAGLKWNLNNQALKFGDLISTSNTYDGRQGVTIETDQPLLWTMGYKSV; encoded by the exons gtaTACAAACAGTGCTTGTCATTCTCAACAGACCATTACAGTCTGAAATAAATGTACTGAAACAGCTGTGGTCCAAAG CTATTTACCGAGCCTGTGCAGATGGTGGTTCCAACAGATTGTACAACACCATGGGGGATGACCGAGACAGCTACATGCCCAACATTATCACTGGGGACTTTGATTCCGCTCATAAATCTGTGCTTGACTACTACCAGAACAAG GGAGTGAGTGTAGTTGTCACTGAGGACCAGGATGAAACTGACTTCAGTAAATGTCTTCGGGTCGTCGTAGACAAAACAAAAGACTTGAAG TATGACCTGATAACAGTAATCGGTGCATTTGGAGGCAGATTAGATCACTTGTTCGCCAATGTCAATACATTGTACCTAGCTCAATCTCTCACCCAGAAGCCAGTCACACTCATCTCAGAAGGCTCTGTTGCTTGCTTGCTCGGCCAG GGCAAGCACATTTTGAAAGTTGACACTGGACTGGAGGAGGATTGGTGTGGCTTGATCCCTGTGGGTGCAGCATGTGAACATGTGACTACCGCTGGACTGAAGTGGAATCTGA ataATCAGGCCCTAAAGTTTGGTGACCTGATCAGCACTTCCAACACTTATGATGGTCGTCAAGGCGTAACCATAGAAACTGACCAGCCATTGTTATGGACAATGGGGTACAAGAGTGTTTGA